The window AGGGCTTGAATTAAAACCCCTTTGTAGTAATTGAAGTCCTCTCATGATCATTGCCTCTCAGTCGCCACAGCTAATGAAGATTTTTTCCATGCTTCTGTTTCTGCTATCTGTTCTCTCCCTACTCTCGCAACCTTCTGACTCCACAACAATACTCGTAGACGGTTTTTCAGAGTGGAAAGATCCTAATGTTTATATAGGAGACTCCATTAGTGAGCACTTGAAAACCcaccattttttaatttctttctttctttgttgttttttttttttcgttttttgtGCTGCAAATTGATATCATtacgttgtttttttattttcttggcttCTCTCAGTTTTCAATCACAAGTATCGCTACAAGTTGTACATTTTCCAGAACCAAAGAGCCTTCAGCCTCTGCAACTTCACTCAAGCTACGCTTCTCACCAAGCCCAATTCCACCTCCTACACGGTACtcttctccctctctctcaacTCTAATTACAATAATGTACAAAATCCCATGTTTTTATACATGCATATTAGGCTGCTATAAGAAATGTCTCAAAATTCTTTGTTCCTGATGACAACAATTACCAATTTCTTTTCACAATGCCAAGAATTAGCTCAAAAAGTTAAGATCTTTTACCCCTTTTTCCCCCTTCCTAGCTCAGACTATAAAATGTGCTAACAATTTTTCATGTTCAAAATGCAAATAACTAAAGTGGCATCCATCACGCCCTGGTTTCTTCTACTTCACATTCAACAACGGCTCTCTAAAATCCTGCAATCACGATTCACAAAAAGTCTCCATAAAAGTCTCTCCATCACCACGGCCGCCAGTACAGCTCCCTCCAATGGCATCAACTCCAGTTCCAGCACCAATTCCAGGCGACATTACGGCATCTCCTCCTGCGTGGCCTTACCATCCTCGAGATGAAACAGCCTCTTCCCCTGCTCCTGCACCTAGCGGTAGTGCTGCAAGCTCCCCAATGGAAACAGTGCCAACATCAATGCCAGATAAAAGTGGCGGTAGTGGCATCCCTTTTATTAATAGCAATCCTGCTGTTCCTTTGCCTACTGGTGAAATTGATTCTGCGACTATTAGGCCATTGTCCACCTCCGGCCATCATCAACCGGTATATTCCTTCTCTCCTTTTATAActattgtaaaatatattttgcattTTATTATACTGGATTTAGTTTATTATAACAAGAATaggcaaaacataaaaatattagcatagatctttttttgttttgttttgaaaaaagataaattcaaaCCAATTCTTAACTTTTATCACAATAattaatgtactaatatcagTAAATACTCAAGCAGTAAAGTgtctttcaattgtttttttttttaaatgtaaaaagaaTATTGGGTGTGTTGTATATTATGGTGGACTGGTCTTGATGGGGGTGTTCTTTTTGGTTGTGGGTGGAAATGCAGGTGGCAGTGGGGTTAGTTGGATTTCACGGGCCTCTAATTTGTGCTGCTTTTCTGCTGCCGTTGCTGTAAAACAGAGGAGGGACAGAGCAATTCGATGCAAGTTGTGTAAAAAACATCGGTTTGGAGTAGTATATAATATATGCATAGTTAAAAAGAGTCcagagatgatgatgatgatgatgatgattatgttTTGTGATGACCCTACTTTGGAATCATCGGCTCTCTTCCACTTTTGCTTTTCGACATGCAATCGATTACcactcctttttctttcctcaATTTTGTATATTTCAACGGAATTGAAGCTCCGACACACCAGCAGGCTGCTGGGGTTAGGGTTTTctctttctaatatatatataaattatgatgACTTCCCACCATAATTATCTTATACCCTACGTGGGATTTTCATTGtgtattttttactatttattttcttatattttaccGTGGTTAAATTGTgtaaaatgttatattttttcaatttaatctttaattattattttatttgtcttcTCAAAACTGTTTCCTTtcttccctttttattttgtcttaaatggataggttatttttttagaataactCAATAGAGAGGCCAAGTTTCAAAAGAAgcaattttaaatgataattgtGTTTCATGAAATGTTTGGGAGGCAAAACTTTACGgtgtttagaaaataataattgatattttattaattattttatagatttatGTTAAACAAAGCAACTGATACAaggagaaaagataaaataaaaactatgattcataaaaaaataataagaataacttaatattggattttttttctcttacttgtttttctttttaaataaactcaataaataattaataaaatatcactattgaattttgagcaccataaaatattttggtttgGGAGTacggtggttttttttttcaatgttttactttaaaaaatattaatttaatatttttataattttaaaatattaatgtaaaaaataaaaaaaaaattattcttatatatttttaaataaaaaataattaaaaaatatatacatgaaaataataaatacattttgATTGGTTCCGTATACACCGGAGCCTTAGATTTTCCTTTGATAAAAGCAGGGTAGCATTGACTCATAAAAGAAAAGTctgagagagaggaaaaaaaagaagaagttaaaaCTATGGTGGACCCCACGAAAAAAGTGGTTTCATATTTCAATTTTCACCTGGACCGAGAAccactttctctcttttctctcctcaaaaTAGAACGCATAGAGCAACCGCTGGCAGCTAGAATTTCTTGAtggttctgatttttttttctttcttttttctttcaagagaataatatatatatatatatatatatatttaaaaaattgtatttcatGATAAGATCGAATGCTAAATGTCAATCCAAGGAAAATATCGGAAAAAAACACCAATATAATCAAATTCACAGGATCCAATTCTTTTCTTatgtgcaataaaaaataacttcaaccaattaacaaaaattaaataaacacaaCACATAAAATCTTTATGTGAAGAACTATGGTGtagaaaaaatcattgaatcATAGTCCattcaaattcttttattaattcaattaatattaccataataaaaataaatttcattgacaaaaaaaaaaaacaagataaagatCAATAGTAACCGGATCATTTTGATTGTCTCGTGTGAGAATAGTGtttgtagctttttttaaatgtaGGAGTGCAAGTGTTACTTGCTTGTGTATCATTCTgtcttattttttcatgaaactggatttatttttatacactCCTACACTTAAAAAAGAagcttatttattataattcaaatcctaatttaaaaaagtaaatttaaccttttatattttatttattagtaattgaatcctaaactttttaattttataaattatgctCTAAATGACATTAGACTTCCTGCATCCCTTACTGTGACACTTGAAAGATCTTCACTAATTTATGTGTGTGTTGTTAAGGTGGGGTTTGGTAccattatatattgttttatggttttttatttttcaaaaactaaacaaatagttttaagttttagttttaaaattcaaaatagatTCTATAGTAAAGAGTAGTAtacaattgagtccataaacgtcacaacaaaaaattcataGGGCCCTAgtcaaaaaggaaaatataatgTTTAGATGATTTAAGTGATCCATGAACAATCAACGATTTAAATTCAATCCTGATGAGAGTAATGGACTACGCATTCTACTTTTTGTGATTTCTTAAAACTAGTCGGTAGCTTTTTTATTCACtctaattatagttttttttaaaatattttttattcagaaatatatcaaaataatatatataattttttaaaaaattatttttgatatcagcacatcaaaatgatctaaaaacaccaaaaaatattaatttaaaataaaaataaaataaaataaatttaaatttttttaaaaacgtttttaaatacaaaaacaggcATGATTGATAGAAATAAACATTTAGAAGGTGGGGGAAAATGTTACTAAACGTTCCCTAAGTGTTTAttctattaataataaaatagaataaaatcaataataaccTTTAATAATTTgcattattcatttaatttcaggttAGTTTGACAGACTTATCTGGTGTTTGTTTTAACAATTAAACcgtgcttttaaaaaatatatttttttatttgtaattaatattttaatgtttttttattattttaatgggctagtattaaaaataatttttttttaaaaaaacaatattttaatatatttataaataaaaaatattttaaaaaataattactactgGAATAACGAACACTAACTCAAACTCTAGTTTGAAAGTGCGTTTCTGAATAGAGAAACAAGAATGCATGAATCAAGAAAGATTAATATTAGGAAAGAAATTAAGGAGTGGACGTGGGGAGAAAGAAGAAATATTTACCCATTGATACTTAGTTTTGGTGTCCATTGAAATTGACAACAAGAAAGTGGGAAGGAATTCAAGAGAAATTTATTTCCTGAATGAAGGATGATCGAGTTTATGTGATCAAGTGTGATGAGGCTTGTTTGCAACGTGGTTCACAGGGTGTTAACCCTTGGCCAAGTCATATTTCAGTTCCACACTCTGGTATAAAAAAGAGCCGTTAGCTTCCCGCCAAGGTGAAAACACACAAGAAAAGCAACCGGCTTTTAACTGTTTATAACAGATTATGGAAATTCAATATTAGGAAGCAATGAATATGTGCCTTTCTTATGTACACACTTCAAAACCACCATTCATTTCTTCTGTTGCTTCGTTGAAATGCATTGCATGTTTCATCATTGGCTATTAATTCCATCTCAATTTGTCTTTTTTGGAGAGACAAATATTCTAAACGAGCCATGGAGTTAGAACTGGGACTCAAGATCACCCATACTAGAGATGATATCACCTCCTTCACCGGCCTTCGGGTTGCTAAAGACCATGCTGGTCCTCTCTTCTTGTCTAGAGAAACCGAGACCATGTTCACCCTTATTGCATATCTCACAGGTAATCAATGTTAACACTTCCGAATCTTGTTGCTCTTATTGCTGTTGTGATCATGATGGATATTGTGATTAGAATTTGGAGAGGTGCAGGTTTTAGAAAGGAGAATATTGACATCAAGATTAGTGAAGATGGTAATCAGATCACAATCAGTGGGAAGAAGCCAGTTCAGGAGCTGGTGCTGGTAGGGTGGATTATGCACAAGAAAGAGGTTGAGTTAAGGGCATTCAGCAAGGCTTTTCGAATCCCTCATGGTGTCATTTTGGATAAAATCAAGGCAGAATTCAGTGaccaagatttgactttgacgATTACTCTGCCGAAATTGGTGAAAGGAATTCGTGGTGTTGGGATAGAGGAAGTGAAGGAAGAGGAGGTTGATAAAGGGAGAGGTGAAGCTACACAAATCACAGCGGATAGGGCTCCGGAAAGAGAGTGTAGAGAGCCCGAGATGAAGAAGGTGGAAGAAATCGACCAAGTTGTGCAAAAGGGGATGAATACAAGGGAAGCTGAAACAACAAGAGCAGTAGCTCTTGAGCtttcaaggaaagaaaaagataatgaaGCAGCGAAGGAAGAAAATATAGAGCCCAAGATTAGAACAGATGAAGAAACTGCTCAGGTCAAGGAGCAGGCAATTGATCAAGGGCAATTCAAGGAAGTAGAAGAGGTAGCTGATCACATGTCCGGTGAAAGAGACAATAGCAAAGAGATAATACTGGAAAAATCTGCAGAGCCAAATATTAAAAGCAAGGAAGAAAGTGAAAAGTTTGTGGAACAGAAGGTTGATGCGGGTGACAGAGTGCCTGAAAGAGTTGGAGATACAACGTTACAAAGGAAACCTGAACCTAAAGATCAGAGCGAAATAGAAGAAGCCACTCTTGAAAAGTCAGAGCCTCCTGCTACTGCTACCACAGCTACATATCAGGAAACAACAATCAAGGACTCTAAGCAGTTTAAGCCAGAGAAAGAGATTGAGCACCAAGAGCCAAAAGAGCCCACTCTAGGTGAAGAAACGGAAAGCAAGGAGCTTCCTGGTTTGAAAGAGCAGTGGAAGAAACAGGAAACTCCAGAGGCCAAGAGCGCGGATGAAGAAACATTGCCAAAACATCCAGAGCGCAATGAATTGCTACAAGCTTTCAAGGATCTAGTGACTAAACAACCAGAAGCGTCAAACCAACCATCATCTCAAGCTAATCAAGAACATGCTGTAGAAGAAAATCACCCAGTCAGGGCTGAAATATCACAAGAATCAGTAAAGCTGGGAACAGAAACGAATGTTCAAGAACCAACGACACCTGGACCTGATCAAGAAAAAAAGCTGGCAGATAAATCAAGAAATGATGAAGCCCAGGAAATCAAAGAAGCAACAACTGATGATGTTGTAGAAGAGCATGAATTGGTAAAGGTGAAGGATCTAGGTGAAGGAGCAACAAATAGAAAGAACTCTGTTTCAAGAGGAACGAAGTTATTTCCTCCTCTTGTTGTTGCAGGGTCGGCCGTTCTTGTCTCTATCATAGTGCTTGTCATTAGTTGGATTAGAGCTAAGAAAAGGTGAATTATATGTAACCGAGTGggctttattttctttgttattgttGACAGCAATAAAATGGAGTGCATCAAAATAGTCAATCCGCTATAGAacaggttgaagtttggcaTGCGTATAAACATGCCATTGGAGCACATCATATTCGTGCATGATACTGTTCTTATTATTTCAGAATTACAGCTAGAATTGCTACAATACGTAAGAATTTTTAACTAGCACTAAGCATCAAGTTGAGACTTGCCTAATTATTGACTTAAATCCGAAAGACCACATATTGTGTTTCCCGGATAAAGTAAATCTAATTCAAAGATACTGATACTGCAATGAAATGAAGGTGTGCTATTTTGTTAGGACTAGAAAGTCTAAGACCAACTACTGCACAAATATTCTCGGTTGCGAAGAACATAGGCTGTTTCTGTGCTATTGATAAGCATGCATTCCTAACAAGATAGCTTCAAGAGACCCTTAATTTCCGTCATCGACCAAGAATGAACTAAATATTCAGTTACATCAATTGGAGAATGAAGGTAATTTGCTACGAGTTTGACAATCCTTCTACACATTCAGCAGTGTTTTTGAGagttccaagtttttatttcctGACTTCCTGCTCTCCATTCAGCAGTTGTTGAGGGGTTTTTGTAAGAGTCCATTAATACTGTATTCATTGCAGCATATCGTTAATAGAAGTTCACTTTCATTTATCACGGAGCTAAAAGATGGTAATAAATGACCAAATAAAGAGCAATTATGTTACCTATAGATCATATCAGCCAGAGAAATGAAATTAATGGAAGAAAATCAACTGAACTCTCCTGGTTAATTGGGAGAGACAAGCGACTCCACAGAAACAATACACACCATGTGCTAGCAATATCATGTGTGGTGGCTGTGTTTTTTCATTAGGCCCATGCAGAGCCCAGACACGTTGTGCATCACAAGATGCCTTGCTCAAAGTTCAGTATAACCTGCATAAGATTTAAAGAAGGGCCATTATTAGTTGAATAAAATAGAACGACACTCTTTTGTGCTGTTACAGGGACCAGTATCGTGCCGGCATACGCCACTCTTTTGTGCTGTTACAGGGACCAGTATCGTGCCGGCATCTCCACTATTTTCTCTAGTTGGGATGTAAATGTCTAATCTGCTCTCTTCAGGATGTAATGTTTCACCAACCATGCCCGTGttgcataaataaataagagggTAGTGATGGGTTGCTAAAGAAATTTCCTTTAACAAACATTGATAAATAAGTTATTGGAGAGGAATAACAGGATTTAATGCTTCAGAAATCTATTATTTTCGGCGAGGCGAACTTTTTACAGTAGTAGACAAGAAATGGCCATCAAATGGACATGGTTGAATCAAGTAAACATAGAGAGCAAGCAGTGTCCTCAACAGTACTCAGAATTAGGCCGCGATTGATATGTTTTATTAACTGTTACCGATCGTATGCCGAGGACTCGTTTGTCTCAAGAGTTTCAACCACTGAAAGGCGTCAATTTAATGCTTTTCAGTGCCCCTTTCTGAGACAAACACGCTCTAAGTCTCCACAATTTATA is drawn from Populus nigra chromosome 5, ddPopNigr1.1, whole genome shotgun sequence and contains these coding sequences:
- the LOC133693949 gene encoding early nodulin-like protein 18, whose translation is MIIASQSPQLMKIFSMLLFLLSVLSLLSQPSDSTTILVDGFSEWKDPNVYIGDSIIFNHKYRYKLYIFQNQRAFSLCNFTQATLLTKPNSTSYTWHPSRPGFFYFTFNNGSLKSCNHDSQKVSIKVSPSPRPPVQLPPMASTPVPAPIPGDITASPPAWPYHPRDETASSPAPAPSGSAASSPMETVPTSMPDKSGGSGIPFINSNPAVPLPTGEIDSATIRPLSTSGHHQPVAVGLVGFHGPLICAAFLLPLL
- the LOC133694669 gene encoding uncharacterized protein LOC133694669; protein product: MELELGLKITHTRDDITSFTGLRVAKDHAGPLFLSRETETMFTLIAYLTGFRKENIDIKISEDGNQITISGKKPVQELVLVGWIMHKKEVELRAFSKAFRIPHGVILDKIKAEFSDQDLTLTITLPKLVKGIRGVGIEEVKEEEVDKGRGEATQITADRAPERECREPEMKKVEEIDQVVQKGMNTREAETTRAVALELSRKEKDNEAAKEENIEPKIRTDEETAQVKEQAIDQGQFKEVEEVADHMSGERDNSKEIILEKSAEPNIKSKEESEKFVEQKVDAGDRVPERVGDTTLQRKPEPKDQSEIEEATLEKSEPPATATTATYQETTIKDSKQFKPEKEIEHQEPKEPTLGEETESKELPGLKEQWKKQETPEAKSADEETLPKHPERNELLQAFKDLVTKQPEASNQPSSQANQEHAVEENHPVRAEISQESVKLGTETNVQEPTTPGPDQEKKLADKSRNDEAQEIKEATTDDVVEEHELVKVKDLGEGATNRKNSVSRGTKLFPPLVVAGSAVLVSIIVLVISWIRAKKR